From Neospora caninum Liverpool complete genome, chromosome VIII, a single genomic window includes:
- a CDS encoding putative AGC kinase: MKAGFLESSSSRRSRLSVAKTPPPLKEDGKFTFDHFSLERFLGRGNFCEVFEATLVDDPAGQAYALKVFDRKQVMRLNKIQDVLMERHCMLRLNEPGHPNVIKMIATFKDEFRVCIVYELAENGELWELLMHGGVLTENLAARYILQLCAAVEYIHSKGIIHRDIKAENIVVKRDGNLKLIDFGTAVDLEHPEVKPPILGSPSPLISASNRKLPARVSFAHHIGTPQFMPPEAVQNKDSGKMRDLWSLGCTIYQILTGNPPFDASTNYFIFLKVQAHDLHFPPHFPPGARELVEQLLAPDPARRLGRENGIYDVLNHPYILSLKAKFSSSLARSIAPVPLLQDLCFRSLLHAYFVKLTAAEEQKEEARERAREDAIKRQCLAAVEEAEDEEPSERGREGQGTEEAPVEGREDPSDAEKYMQLIDEVIPEGVKKQVQNPDQPFVKILLDRLHDAAASRQATQSWQDALADQWLKESEKRQDSDDEQKDAAEEEEGDDKRSDGDGENEEK, translated from the exons aTGAAGGCAGGGTTCCTCgagtcctcttcttcccgccgctCACGGCTCTCTGTGGCAAAGACTCCTCCTCCTCTCAAAGAAGATGGAAAA TTCACCTTTGACCACTTTTCCCTGGAGCGCTTCTTGGGCCGCGGAAATTTCTGCGAGGTCTTCGAGGCGACGCTCGTCGACGACCCTGCCGGCCAGGCCTACGCCCTCAAAGTGTTTGACCGA AAACAAGTCATGCGACTGAACAAGATCCAGGACGTGCTCATGGAGCGGCACTGCATGCTTCGCCTCAACGAGCCTGGACACCCGAACGTCATCAAAATGATCGCAACCTTCAAAGACGAATTCCGCGTTTGCATTGTCTACGAGCTAGCGGA AAACGGTGAACTCTGGGAACTTCTCATGCACGGAGGCGTGCTGACAGAGAACCTCGCCGCGCGCTACATCCTGCAGCTGTGCGCGGCCGTCGAGTACATTCACTCCAAGGGCATTATTCATCGAGACATCAAG gCAGAGAACATCGTCGTGAAGCGGGATGGCAATTTGAAGCTGATCGACTTCGGGACTGCCGTCGACCTCGAGCACCCCGAAGTGAAGCCGCCCATCCTCGgctctccctcgccgctgATCTCTGCGTCAAACCGAAAGCT GCCGGcacgtgtctccttcgcgcaCCACATCGGCACTCCGCAGTTCATGCCCCCGGAGGCAGTCCAGAACAAAGACAGCGGGAAAATGCGAGATCTGTGGAGTCTAGGATGCACGATTTACCAAATTCTTACAG GCAACCCTCCCTTCGACGCGTCAACAAACTACTTCATCTTCCTCAAG GTACAGGCGCACGATCTCCATTTTCCGCCGCACTTCCCGCCCGGCGCGCGCGAACTCGTCGAGCAGTTGCTGGCGCCCGATCCGGCTCGTCGGTTGGGCCGGGAGAACGGGATTTACGACGTGCTGAATCACCCGTACATTCTGTCCTTGAAAGCAAAGTTCTCTAGCTCGCTGGCGCGCAGCATCGCTCCCGTGCCGCTCTTGCAAGATCTCTGCTTCCGgtctctcctgcatgcgtATTTCGTGAAGTTGACAGCCGCGGAGGAGCAgaaggaggaggcgcgcgagcgggcgcgagaagacgcgatcAAGAGGCAgtgcctcgccgccgtcgaagaagcagaggacgaagaaccctcagagagaggccgagaaggccagggaacggaggaagcgccggtggaaggcagagaagacccgAGCGATGCTGAGAAGTACATGCAACTCATCGACGAAGTCATTCCAGAAGGCGTCAAGAAACAGGTACAGAATCCCGACCAGCCCTTTGTCAAAATTCTCCTGGACCGACTGCACGAcgctgcggcctcgcgcCAAGCAACGCAAAGCTGGCAAGACGCGCTCGCGGACCAGTGGCTgaaggagagcgaaaaacgACAGGATAGCGACGACGAACAGAAGGAcgcagcggaagaggaagaaggcgacgacaaAAGAAGtgacggcgacggagagaacgaagagaagtGA
- a CDS encoding CUG-BP-and ETR-3-like factor 3, related: protein MENENGSAGVGTPTASAVAALAKAKGAGLASPLLGGPLDGAQVSALAGKETVPACAAHTPSGSPAQKPGTVSPATSPVLAGSAATPAAKGDRGVSPQTLAANALGGACPNAASLAPLTQPLPHNAPPVEIKLFVGRVPQTVDEDALRPIFEGFGDVREVFVIRDKNTLKHKNSAFVKMASLAAADACIRALHSNRILDAALGPIIVKYATGEAERLGMHSLGMGGEGGGVDQAKLFVGSIPRTMSEDELRVFFQTYGTVEEVFVMKDSATGTGKGCAFVKFKYKEEGLHAMRNLNGKHIFEGCTRPVEVRFAESKSQRQQQMAGQHNLGGLGGWGGGGVMTQAGLSGMSRSASTLAGSNANPRQAGQWKEYFAPDGRPYYHNEYTNVTTWERPPEFDHLPLASLALGGNQASMFSGGVGLHHGSVNSGIGGSETAGPPGANVFVFHIPNEWTKADLIQTFSGFGNIVSCHIAVDKVSHRNRGFAFVSYDNVQSAANAVNHMNGCLAANKRLNVSIKKGEEHHVQHLLNVHGAHAQGHHLGPNQHGKSQSVSGSASAHGMHPHGASGSQQGSANASLSGSGAVVGLGSPLQQAGGQSASVSAQGGQGTGNVHASLSSHLQLAAVGSPASGMMSNSPQMGGAGQAFSGHGAQQQTWGAGGPGSGYGQQAYGAAGQRFNAY, encoded by the exons ATGGAGAACGAGAACGGCAGCGCCGGCGTCGGGACGCCAACGGCCTCTGcggtcgccgccctcgccaaGGCCAAGGGCGCGgggctcgcgtctccgctgctcgGGGGCCCGCTCGACGGCGCACAGGTCTCCGCGCTcgcgggaaaggagacagttcCGGCGTGTGCGGCACACACGCCATCCGGCTCACCGGCCCAGAAACCGGGGACGGTGAGCCCCGCGACCAGTCCCGTCTTGGCGGGGAGTGCCGCGACGCCCGcggcgaagggagacagaggcgtctCCCCGCAGACCCTCGCGGCCAACGCGCTCGGCGGGGCGTGCCCGAACGCAGCGAGTCTGGCGCCGCTCACGCAGCCGCTGCCCCACAACGCGCCGCCGGTGGAAATCAAATTGTTTGTGGGCCGCGTGCCGCAGACTGTGGACGAAGACGCCCTGAGGCCGATCTTTGAAGGGTTCGGAGACGTCCGCGAAGTGTTTGTCATTCGCGACAAAAACACACTCAAACACAAAAACAGCGCCTTCGTCAAAATGG CTTCCCTGGCAGCGGctgatgcatgcattcgaGCGCTCCACAGCAACAGAATCCTCGACGCGGCTCTGGGCCCTATCATTGTGAAGTACGCCaccggcgaggccgagcgtCTGGGCATGCACAGCCTCGGAAtgggcggcgaaggcggcggcgtGGACCAGGCGAAGCTGTTTGTAGGGAGCATCCCGCGGACGATGAGCGAGGACGAGTTGCGGGTCTTCTTTCAGACCTACGGCACCGTCGAGGAAGTCTTTGTGATGAAGGACAGCGCGACGGGCACCGGGAAGGGCTGTGCGTTCGTTAAGTTCAAGTACAAGGAAGAGGGGCTCCACGCCATGCGCAATTTAAATGGAAAGCACATCTTCGAGGGGTGCACGCGGCCCGTCGAAGTCCGTTTTGCCGAGAGCAAGTCTCAACGCCAGCAGCAGATGGCTGGTCAACACA ATCTCGGAGGCCTCGGGGGCTGGGGCGGCGGGGGCGTGATGACGCAGGCGGGGCTCTCTGGAATGAGTCGGAGCGCGTCCACGTTGGCGGGGAGCAACGCGAATCCGCGGCAAGCTGGTCAGTGGAAAGAGTACTTCGCCCCGGACGGGCGCCCGTACTACCACAACGAGTACACGAATGTGACGACTTGGGAGCGGCCGCCGGAGTTCGATCATCTGCCGCTGGCGAGTCTGGCTCTGGGCGGGAACCAGGCGTCGATGTTCTCCGGCGGTGTCGGTTTGCACCACGGCTCGGTGAACAGCGGGATTGGCGGCTCGGAGACTGCGGGGCCTCCGGGGGCGAACGTGTTTGTGTTTCACATTCCGAACGAGTGGACCAAGGCGGACTTGATTCAGACTTTCTCCGGCTTCGGGAACATCGTCTCGTGCCACATTGCAGTCGACAAGGTCAGTCATCGGAACCGCGGCTTTGCGTTCGTGAGCTACGACAACGTCCAGAGTGCGGCGAATGCAGTGAACCACATGAACGGCTGCCTCGCGGCCAACAAGCGGCTGAATGTGTCGATCAAAAAGGGCGAGGAGCACCACGTCCAGCACTTGCTGAACGTCCACGGTGCTCACGCCCAAGGCCACCACTTGGGCCCGAACCAGCACGGGAAGAGCCAGAGCGTCTCTGGCAGCGCGTCGGCCCACGGCATGCACCCCCACGGCGCGAGCGGTTCGCAGCAAGGCAGCGcgaacgcgtctctctccggctctGGAGCCGTGGTCGGGCTCGGGAGTCCCCTGCAGCAGGCCGGCGGCCAGAGTGCGTCGGTATCCGCGCAGGGCGGTCAGGGCACCGGGAACGTCcacgcctcgctctcctcgcacCTGCAACTCGCCGCCGTCGGATCGCCCGCGAGCGGGATGATGAGCAACTCGCCGCAGATGGGCGGCGCAGGCCAGGCCTTCTCCGGGCATGGAGCCCAACAGCAAACCTGGGGCGCCGGGGGGCCCGGGAGCGGGTACGGCCAGCAGGCGTACGGCGCGGCGGGGCAGAGATTCAACGCGTActga